DNA sequence from the Hemitrygon akajei chromosome 8, sHemAka1.3, whole genome shotgun sequence genome:
GCCAGATGAGCGAGTATTACAAGGAGAGCAGGCTGGCGCAGGATGTTGAGCACTGTGACTCGGGCATCCTGTCTTTTACGTCGTCCTCATCCCCCTTTTCTTTCGATTGCCCCGACAGCACTTCAGAGGTGTCCCCGCAGCTTAAAGGAATCGAGGGCGCAGTAAAGAGACGCAGAAGGATCCGTTCAGAAATTGAAATGCAGCACCTTCGGCAAGCTGCAAACGTCCGGGAGCGCAGACGCATGCAGTCCATTAACGACGCATTTGAGGGTCTCCGGACTCACATACCAACACTACCTTATGAAAAACGACTTTCAAAAGTTGATACTCTCCGACTGGCAATCGGTTACATCAACTTCTTAACCGAACTTGTTCAATCCGACATGCCTTTGAGAAACCCAAACAACGACCCTGCAATCCAACCTAAAAAAGTCATTATCTGTCATAGGGGTGCAAGTAAGTAAAGTGACAGTTTAATTTTGTAGCAGGTTTCCGTATTTGCTGACATATCATCAGATCTTCCAAAGCAAGTTCAATTCTATAAATGCGGTTGTCACATGATTCCTTTGGCTAAAATGCTTCTCAAATATATTGCTAGACTACATCCTCAAATGTTTAGGTATTTTGTAAAGTGTTCATGATTATTTTGCTTATTCCTCCAGGATCGCCATCTCCAAATGATCCAGACTACGGCTTGCCTCCTCTGGCAGGGCACTCTTTGTCGTGGACTGATGAGAAGCAGCTTAAGGAACAAAATATCATCAGGACTGCTAAAGTCTGGACTCCGGAAGATCCCAGAAAATCAAATAGCAAATGTTTTGTAAATAACATTGAAAATGAACCACCTTTTGACATTGCCTCATAAAGTGCAAAAAGTTTGCAATTCGCTGCAGGGAGTTTAATGATCAATCATGTATATTTAATGAAAATTAATATATTATTACAAGCAATTGTTGATATTAGATCAagattattttaatatttaagcCAACGAAACattaatttatatatttattattttaaatatttctgcacaaaatacactgcggAATGGCTAATTTATCAAATCAAATGCGAATTAACTTCCTAATGTTTACATTTTCAATAATGTTTAATGGTACATAATTGTCTGGGATTTTCTATTAAATATTTTCTACACATGACAGTTAATTTATTGTAATATATATCTTCTATTTCTTTATGGTGCAAAATAAATCCTCATAAAATACGAAAAACGTTTCTTGGTATCAGGTGGTTTGGAAACGTGCTCAAATCACATTGACGTTAGTGTCGTAACTGTAAAATACCTCTGCCACTTGATATGATTCCAAATTATAATCTGAAGTACTATATTTATATAGCCTGCTAACAAGTGCTGAATAAACTTAAGTATTATTACAGTCTCAGTACACTATAATTATATGAACTGCTCGTTGCAATTAATAGATTGTTTGTGATCCAGGCGCAGATCAACAATTAACTAGTCACAAAAGAATATCATAGTTTAACATATCTCAATGTCCTTTTTCTATCAATTCTGAGAAATAGCACTCTATTCCTTTTCTACATATCTATCCTTATAAATAGAACCAGTTCATAAGATTCCTAAGTTGCTGCACTATAACTAATCATTCCTGAGACATTGCAATCTGTTCCTATTTACATATCTATTATTTTAAATACTAAGAGTATATGTTTCATGAGCTTCTGAACTATAACTCTATTCTACGAATATAGAAGTACATTACTACAATTATAGACGATTTCATTAAGCATACCTAATTTGGAATACACTCTTGATGTCATAAGAGCTAAAACAGTTCTTAAATTAGGCTATCAAGATACCAGAATTATTATTCTAGAAAGAAcagcaaaatgaaaataaaatggtGCATGAAATTGTTTAATTAGTTTGCCACATGTAATACTTAAGATGAATTACGCTTAAAA
Encoded proteins:
- the ptf1a gene encoding pancreas transcription factor 1 subunit alpha, giving the protein MDTVLEQLAGLDTFSAAAYFDNDDLFTDQSPRDHLDADEFLEHDVDFLSSQMSEYYKESRLAQDVEHCDSGILSFTSSSSPFSFDCPDSTSEVSPQLKGIEGAVKRRRRIRSEIEMQHLRQAANVRERRRMQSINDAFEGLRTHIPTLPYEKRLSKVDTLRLAIGYINFLTELVQSDMPLRNPNNDPAIQPKKVIICHRGARSPSPNDPDYGLPPLAGHSLSWTDEKQLKEQNIIRTAKVWTPEDPRKSNSKCFVNNIENEPPFDIAS